The Oreochromis niloticus isolate F11D_XX linkage group LG4, O_niloticus_UMD_NMBU, whole genome shotgun sequence DNA segment GAGTCGCTTACCTTGTCCGTCACTTCCGTCACTTACCTCTCACTCCTCGTCGTAAGGGGATCGCCTCTCGTAAGGGGATCGCCTCTTACGCCTCTTACATTCTGTCAATCATCTtacatttacctgttactattCAATGCAACCGCAGTGGTGATGTGCCCTGGAGCCTCCTGTAGCTGCCCCACCAACGCTCAGCTGCACCGACAAATGGTCTTCGGCCACATCATCTAGGTCGGTCAGTCAGTCTGTGGTAGTGGACCCACCTCACTGTGCCTCCTGGAAGCCCCTCCATGAACGTTTGAGGATGATCCAGCAGCTGAGCCTCTCCCTCTGTAGGGGCATTCTCCACCCACTTGGGTGGAGCCAcctggcataggcacacatccTTGAAATTGTCCCTTGTTGCTGTGGGGAAATTGAGAGTCACCAACTGGGCCTCTTCAGACAGCAATGAAAGCAAACATAGAGCCGACTCCTCCTTGAGCTACTGGCACACCTCTGCAATGGCCTGAAAACTTCCAGGAAGGCCTGGGGggtccttcctctcctccatctgGTGGAGTGTCACCACCAGGACTGGGGGAGCGGCAGCAGTCCCAGCGAAAAGCCAGACTGAGCGCCCAGGTCCAGCAGCATGGTCATCTGACGCTCAGCCTGGTCCTGCAGCCAATCAAGCTGACGTTGATACACCACCACCTGCACCCAATGCATAGCAGCTAGCTCCATGCTCAGGGTGGGTAAATTTATACTTttctttgtctaaaataaatcaGTGCACTAAAATACATCATTCCAATCATTGCAAACTTAGAAATAGGATGTCTTTGCAGAGCCTTAACTCAATCTTGTACATCCGATTTCGACTGAAGCTGTCTGATGAGGTTTGTCCATTTTAATTGTTAATGTAGTTTGTTAACAACGTTATGGttaaaaatgttcttcttttactgttactttttgtggatcacgaggtttaaaactacttaaaaagacacacacacaaaaagtaactctgccagagtgcctatttcgggtcgcCAAATATGCAAAGTAGGCAATGATGTCATTTTTtggcgacttctagcgactgcATCCCAGCAAATAGGGGGTGGCATGATCAGACCATAGAAATCAGCTGTGTGTGTCAGCCTCTCCTGACACCACATCTGAACCTactgctccacccctcccctggAGCTGAGCCACAAATCACACATCACCACAACACAGTCAGTGTAcatactattattattactatattATTCAGAATCATGCTTGCAAAACAGGTCACTTCTGTCATGTTTtgctgtggcaggcaggatgaagGACCCAAATGCTGGACTCATGAGACGCAGTGGGATGAACTTAGAAGGCAGCTTTATTATGCtgagacaaaactccaaaacaggctcatggaaaaaaaagctgtaacTAGAAACTAAAACATGAAGGAAACACCGGGAAAACACGAaggcacacagagagacacatgTGGAATACGACGCAACAACGGACAGAAGAAAACACGGGGCTTAAATACACCAGGGAGTAACgggggaatgggaaacaggagggaaacacaaaggggaagcaaaactcaaGACACTGAGCACAGGACacgagactatcaaagtaaaacaggaaacaaaagacAGCCACGGAGACGAGGAGGCACAGCTGACAGGGAAGACGGAGCGAACATGGAGCACAGAGACAATAGTAACAAACTGTGACATGGAGACACGACTGActggggagatacaggagatgCTCGAACATAGAGACCAGGAAAGAACATAACTGACTCGATGTGACACATGGAACATGCGGGAGGGATAGAACAAAACCTAAAACCTAAAAATCACCAAAGTATGACGAGAAACTAACTGAAACAAAGAATATTAAtaatcaaaaacataaacactgagtcaccagactcaggaccatgacagtttcTTTAGTAATGTTAGAAATCACAACAGTGTCGGTCACTTTACACAGACAGAGCCTTGTAGACTCTGCAGACACTTCCTGCAGAAGTTTAAACCAGTTTAAACCAAATTGTGAAAGCTGAACTGGACTGCTGTACTGAGGTTAACAGTTAAATGTTTATCTCTGATTTTCCATGTGCCCTCTAACTGGTTTGTATCCAGACATTTTATTGACCGAATATTCTCTGAAGATAAATCAGCCTGGTCTGTCTTCTAGCAGTTGCAGTTCCTGCTATTTAAAACACACTGGCAGCAAATtagaactgaaaataaaaatcttcaTAAATGTTCTACATCACCAAGTTTATTGTTTCTATGAAGCATATACCACTATTCCACTTAAACTTTGAAACTTTCCTGAGACCAGCACACAATCCCAGCTTTGTCACAATGCTCCTGTTTGACCACATGATTCCAGATCTCAGTATTTACATGAACTATTGCTACTAAACTTGGACTCTTTATCCTATTGTCCATTCATCTTTACCTAAGTTTAAGTCCGGTACTTGTGTTAAGGCTGCAGGTATTACGGGTTAATACCTGCAGCCCTCGCTCACATTGGGATTCATGAAgatcaaaactaaacacacacaaTGAATCTTAATGACATCATAGTTTAACCCTTTCATTCTGTCAATCATCACGTGTTTGGAGAAATCGTCGTGCAAACAAGGAAAGATGATAAGACTGTTAGAGACAGCAGTGTGCTGCTCACTATGCTTCAGAAGAATCTCTGTTAACATTTGTGTTGTTCACAACAAACCAAAGTATAATGTAAAGCATGCAGAGAAAGGTTTACTGTAATAGCCACACAGTTTTACAGCTGTTTTTGGActcatctttgttttttgctcaAAGATGTGAAACTTTGCATGTGTTTGGTTGACTTTTAAGCTTTCTTGGAGTTTTTCAAGCAAAGCTAGAAGCTGGCATGGAATAAGACttcattttttattagtttaaacatatatatttaaatgaaaagactatatgtgtctttgttttttgaagCGTCAGTGGGAATAAAAAGGAAATGGAAAAAACTCATGTGTAATGAGAATTTTTATAGCTTTTCGCAGTATGCATATTTTCCTTATGGtggcacagtgtgtgtgttatttgagCACCAAATAACATTTGATGTTCAAAGGAGAGGTGGTGTTACAGGTGGTGTCTGCtttacctcttttttttcttttttttaaattttgtataTTGGCTTTATTTCTTgctgtaataaaaacaatacagtgtgtggctctctctctctctgctaaCAGAAGTGAATGGAGATTACCCAGCAGTCTCTGTCTGTCTCGCTTTCTCTCAGATATATGACATTAATCATTTGAATATATTTGGGGGTTAAATAtacttgtttaaatatttatataatgttTATTTAGTCTCCACAATCCACATCAAAATTGATAGTGAGAGTACCGTTTTCTTTCCAAAGCTGTCAGTACTATGAGGCCCGCTCCAAATGACTCTGGATAATAAACAGTGAATCCTTGCGCCTGGCTCTAGAAGAAGCAGGAAGCTAACCCTAGTCTGACCGTGGTCACGTAACCTGGGTGTTTTGACCCACGCTTCGAAACAGCGTTTTGCAACATCTGCGCTTCTGAAGCTCGTGACAGTGTTAAAATGTCTGTTTCGAGGTTGCCGTCCCCATGCCCAGATCAAGGCAGCCAATCCAAGCCTTCAGTTTCTGTACCACGTGATTTTGAAACGCGGAAAAACAGTTTTGGTTCCAGTCTTGGAGCGGAGGTTCTGCGATGATGAGGCGGGCCGTGGTGCACGTGTCCGTGGGCTTCCTGCTGTGTGCCGGCCTGGTGAACACCGGTATGTTCGCGGACGTTGACGTGGAGCTGAGTTCCGAGCACTACGCGGAGAGGCGGGTCGACGGTCTGCCCGCGTTCTTGGCGATGCCGTGTAACTGCGTGGTCAATGTGGGTTACGTGTGCGTGGGTCTGTACTGGCTGCTGTGGCGCGGGGACGACGGCGAGTCGGAGCGCGCCCGCTACATGAGGCACGTGTTCGCCCTCATGGCCGTCTTTTACGGCCCCGTACAGTGGACGCGCCTGGCCATGCTGCGGCGCGCTCCAGCCGTTCTCGACCAGTGGCTGACTTTACCGATCTTCGCGTGGGTGCCGGTGTGGATCGACTTTATCGAGAGGCGGACCGAATGGCGCGCGTCGCACGCGGCGGCGCTCGAGCTCGGCTCCGTTCTCAGCTACGGACTGGCGATGGCACACCGACGCGGCTTCGACACGGCGCTCGCAGGTCACGTGCTCTTTGCGGTGTACAAAGGAGTTGGCGTGCAGCGGACGCACGGAGATGTGCGCACGCGCAGACACCTCGTGCTGGCCGTGCTGTCGTGTGCAGGCTTCGTGCTCCTGAAGCTGCTGGATCACCACCTGGCTCAGTACCGCCTGTTTCAGCGCCTCACCGGACACTTCTGGTCCAAAGTGTGCGACGTGCTGCAGTTCCACTTCAGCTTCTGCTTCCTGACCAGGCTGACGAGCAGAGCGCGGGCCAAGACTGAGCCGCAGCAGCAGTGACAGACACGCAGCATCCTCACAGCGTCCTCACAGCATCCTCCAGCTGGGAGTCTCATTCCACACAAGACCACATCTTCATCTCAGCATAACTCTAGATTCTGTTCAGCTTCAGTACTTTAGTTCCACATAAATATTGATTCTCACTGAGCTACAGTAGCAGCTGCAGCATTCGATGTGCTTAAGTACAAGTGGCCCAGCCACTTGTCTCTAGCTCCAATCAGCTGTATCTAATAATAGAAAAATGAGCAGAATGATGCCGGTGGGAGgacagaacaaagaaaactgcTGCTCTCAGGAAAAGGACCACTACCCCCAAACTTCTGTGGACTCTTAAGACCAAAGCTGACCACTGCAGTGTGACTGGAGTAAACGTGACACCGTGACATTAAACTTCAGCCCTCCTTAGGGGTGAAGGATTCCTGCTTACagacaggggcggatctagagaaattttcttagggtggcatgagggtggcaaagaaatcaaatggggtggcaaaatcaaagccttttttcccccccaaacacatatgcaggtggttacatatggttaaaatgattcaaatgcagtaagtatacacgtttttcatataaatatagtctataacttaattattgtctgtagcccacataattaaacactttagttacataaaacatgtgagttttgatcttatgtactgtatagcctgtataaataaacatgtagcccaataagtataaaacctagaaagctacacaacacgGGGCGGTTCAtctacaaacacaagtctaacttaagtttcactgtttttggttagaaaacaatcacattgttacagcttaaattacacaaaatgtcagaaatctgcactgtcacgAACAAAAATTTACACCTAAtgtttcatgatttgttggattaaccctctgaggtctgaaatacaaccggacattttgactccttttgagtttac contains these protein-coding regions:
- the tmem187 gene encoding transmembrane protein 187, encoding MMRRAVVHVSVGFLLCAGLVNTGMFADVDVELSSEHYAERRVDGLPAFLAMPCNCVVNVGYVCVGLYWLLWRGDDGESERARYMRHVFALMAVFYGPVQWTRLAMLRRAPAVLDQWLTLPIFAWVPVWIDFIERRTEWRASHAAALELGSVLSYGLAMAHRRGFDTALAGHVLFAVYKGVGVQRTHGDVRTRRHLVLAVLSCAGFVLLKLLDHHLAQYRLFQRLTGHFWSKVCDVLQFHFSFCFLTRLTSRARAKTEPQQQ